In Pseudomonadota bacterium, one DNA window encodes the following:
- a CDS encoding aldehyde dehydrogenase family protein — translation MTINGQQVAADSQSEINNPSNGELVGLSPQASSAHLNDAVAAAGKAFQSWRFSSDDDRKAACHKMADILEANAGELAVLLTKEQGKPLAGMGSNFELGGCIGWTRYTAEQSLEVKVLQDNEGGRIEQHRVPIGVVGSITPWNWPLMIAIWHVIPAIRTGNTVVIKPSPFTPLSTLKMIELISEAVPPGVLNCVAGGNELGAEITQHTDIGKVVFTGSIATGKKVMASASETLKAITLELGGNDPGIVLPDVDPKAMAEGIFWGSFINSGQTCGALKRLYVHDSIYEETCQALTDFAANVPMGDGMDENNVLGPLQNEMQFNKVKDLVEDAKAQGARILCGGEPTGQGYFYPITLVADIKDGTRLVDEEQFGPVLPIIRYSDLNDAIASANGLEFGLDASVWSTDAEAAANVAAQLEAGTIFINKHAEIAPHVPFGGIKCSGLGVEFGEEGLEAYTHIKIVNAAA, via the coding sequence ATGACCATCAACGGCCAGCAGGTTGCTGCTGACAGCCAGAGCGAGATCAACAACCCATCGAACGGCGAGCTTGTCGGTCTGTCTCCGCAGGCCAGCAGCGCACACCTGAACGACGCCGTGGCGGCGGCCGGCAAGGCCTTTCAGTCCTGGCGTTTCAGCAGTGACGACGACCGCAAGGCCGCGTGTCACAAAATGGCCGATATTCTGGAAGCCAACGCCGGTGAGCTGGCGGTGCTGCTGACCAAAGAACAGGGCAAGCCGCTGGCGGGCATGGGTTCCAACTTTGAGCTGGGTGGCTGTATCGGCTGGACGCGCTACACGGCGGAGCAAAGCCTTGAGGTCAAAGTGCTCCAGGACAACGAAGGCGGACGCATCGAGCAGCATCGCGTTCCGATCGGTGTAGTCGGCTCGATTACGCCGTGGAACTGGCCGCTGATGATTGCCATCTGGCACGTGATTCCGGCGATCCGCACCGGCAACACCGTGGTGATCAAGCCGTCTCCATTTACGCCGCTCAGCACGCTCAAGATGATTGAGCTGATCAGCGAAGCGGTGCCGCCTGGGGTGCTCAATTGCGTTGCCGGCGGCAATGAACTCGGTGCCGAAATCACTCAGCACACGGATATCGGCAAGGTGGTGTTTACCGGCTCGATCGCCACCGGCAAGAAGGTGATGGCCAGCGCCTCGGAGACGCTCAAGGCCATCACGTTGGAGCTCGGCGGTAACGATCCGGGAATTGTCCTGCCGGATGTCGATCCAAAAGCGATGGCGGAAGGTATCTTCTGGGGGTCGTTTATCAACAGCGGGCAGACCTGTGGTGCTCTCAAACGCCTTTACGTGCACGACAGCATCTACGAGGAGACCTGTCAGGCTCTCACGGACTTTGCCGCCAACGTCCCGATGGGTGACGGCATGGACGAAAACAACGTGCTGGGCCCGCTGCAAAACGAAATGCAGTTTAATAAGGTGAAGGACCTGGTTGAAGACGCCAAGGCGCAGGGCGCACGAATCCTGTGCGGCGGTGAGCCTACCGGTCAGGGCTATTTCTATCCGATCACGCTGGTCGCTGACATCAAAGACGGTACCCGGCTGGTCGATGAAGAGCAGTTTGGACCCGTGCTGCCCATCATTCGCTATTCCGACCTCAACGATGCCATCGCGAGCGCCAACGGCCTCGAGTTTGGCCTCGATGCGTCGGTCTGGAGTACCGACGCCGAGGCGGCTGCCAACGTGGCGGCTCAGCTTGAGGCCGGCACAATCTTCATCAACAAACACGCGGAGATTGCCCCGCACGTGCCGTTCGGCGGCATCAAGTGTTCCGGGCTAGGCGTGGAGTTTGGGGAAGAGGGGCTTGAAGCCTACACCCATATCAAGATTGTCAACGCGGCGGCCTGA
- a CDS encoding amine dehydrogenase large subunit has product MKNTLLAGAILTFATAAQAELQPEQLGKVLTLPEKYPPHWIIVHDATFFHMLDGRQYVIDADAETLPEQVKGMFNSSFIATVNQSSVRPEMYVAETYYTRGSRGTRTDVLTIYDKRTLEPVDEVILPNNNRYSGMPNQYAHTLIDNERLVLIFNLNPATSLSVVDLEERKYLGEIPIPGCSLAFPTGERGFTSICAGGDMYSVQLNADGTMASSARTESFNDIDNNPLFEKPAMVGSTAYFPTFLGDMVEVDLSGPAAMVGERWSLRQGDDDGWRPGGMTYALSDAEGQLYVLAHPAGYDGSHKDPGIEVWLYDPATRKRTARHPLKTPGLSIALTRDAEAPLMIVTNIEMGLDVYDAKSGKYLRTVTGFGQETPFVVHGAR; this is encoded by the coding sequence ATGAAAAACACACTGCTAGCAGGAGCGATCCTCACCTTTGCTACAGCCGCCCAGGCGGAGCTGCAGCCGGAACAGCTCGGCAAGGTCCTAACTCTGCCGGAGAAGTATCCACCACACTGGATCATTGTCCACGACGCGACCTTCTTTCACATGCTGGACGGACGTCAGTACGTGATCGACGCTGATGCGGAGACGCTGCCGGAACAGGTCAAAGGCATGTTCAACAGCTCGTTCATCGCGACGGTCAATCAGTCTTCGGTGCGGCCAGAGATGTATGTCGCTGAGACCTATTACACCCGGGGTTCTCGCGGTACCCGGACGGATGTTCTGACGATCTACGACAAGCGGACGCTGGAACCCGTTGACGAGGTGATCCTGCCCAACAACAACCGCTACAGCGGGATGCCCAATCAGTATGCCCACACGCTGATCGACAACGAACGCTTGGTGCTGATCTTTAACCTCAATCCGGCAACCTCGCTGAGCGTGGTGGACCTGGAGGAGCGCAAGTATCTCGGCGAAATCCCGATCCCCGGCTGCTCGCTGGCGTTCCCAACCGGTGAACGAGGCTTCACCTCGATCTGCGCCGGCGGCGATATGTACTCGGTGCAGCTCAATGCGGACGGCACCATGGCCTCGAGCGCCCGCACCGAGTCGTTCAACGATATCGACAACAACCCGCTGTTCGAAAAGCCCGCCATGGTTGGCAGCACCGCGTACTTTCCGACCTTTCTGGGTGACATGGTGGAGGTGGACCTGAGCGGTCCGGCCGCCATGGTCGGGGAGCGGTGGTCGCTGCGTCAGGGTGACGACGACGGCTGGCGCCCCGGCGGCATGACCTACGCCCTGTCCGACGCGGAGGGCCAGCTTTACGTGTTGGCTCACCCGGCCGGCTATGACGGCTCCCACAAAGATCCGGGTATAGAGGTCTGGCTTTACGACCCCGCCACCCGTAAGCGTACGGCTCGCCATCCGCTAAAAACGCCGGGACTGTCGATTGCGCTGACGCGCGATGCTGAGGCGCCGCTCATGATCGTCACCAATATCGAGATGGGCCTGGATGTCTATGACGCCAAGAGCGGCAAGTACCTGCGTACCGTGACCGGCTTCGGTCAGGAAACTCCTTTTGTAGTGCACGGAGCACGATGA
- a CDS encoding methylamine dehydrogenase light chain, with product MKQLDRMTESKTRTVAQSTGRRSFMGRLAMTLTGVSALPLLPVTRAQQQPGETGDPNSCDYWRYCAIDGFLCGCCGGSMNTCPPGTEMSPMTWLGTCQNPADGKNYIISYNDCCGKTSCGACLCNRNEADRPVYRPQAANDINWCIGTKHLTYNCSTAIVVGTALEQ from the coding sequence ATGAAACAGCTGGACCGCATGACCGAGTCCAAAACCCGTACCGTGGCCCAGAGCACCGGCCGACGTAGCTTTATGGGCCGGCTGGCCATGACGCTAACCGGCGTGTCAGCGCTGCCGCTGCTGCCGGTGACGCGGGCGCAGCAGCAGCCCGGCGAAACGGGTGACCCCAACTCCTGCGATTACTGGCGCTATTGTGCGATCGACGGGTTTCTATGCGGCTGCTGCGGTGGCTCGATGAACACCTGTCCGCCTGGCACCGAAATGTCGCCGATGACTTGGCTGGGCACCTGCCAGAACCCGGCTGACGGCAAGAACTACATCATTTCCTACAACGACTGCTGCGGCAAAACCTCGTGCGGCGCGTGTTTGTGCAACCGCAACGAGGCAGACCGGCCGGTTTACCGTCCGCAGGCGGCCAATGACATCAACTGGTGTATCGGCACCAAACATCTGACGTACAACTGCTCGACGGCTATTGTGGTCGGTACAGCGCTGGAACAATGA
- a CDS encoding cytochrome c gives MRTAAFALSVAALAATGSSWAQQSPADAYNVCAACHLPTGAGIPGAFPPIRERGRQIAVLEGGREYLIGTVLNGLMGQISAGGQSYFGVMAGQRGAMDHESIAQALNYVMFELADDDGSEVAAFTADEVAGVAEQWGAAGPDKAAKVRQQLVEKHADAWPK, from the coding sequence ATGCGGACTGCAGCATTCGCGTTGTCGGTCGCCGCCCTGGCGGCCACCGGCAGCAGCTGGGCCCAGCAGAGTCCAGCGGACGCCTACAACGTTTGCGCCGCCTGTCATCTGCCGACGGGCGCCGGTATTCCCGGCGCCTTTCCGCCGATCCGGGAGCGCGGCCGACAGATTGCCGTGCTGGAGGGAGGGCGCGAGTACCTGATCGGCACCGTGCTCAACGGGCTGATGGGGCAGATCAGCGCCGGCGGCCAGAGCTACTTTGGCGTGATGGCCGGGCAGCGGGGCGCGATGGACCATGAGTCGATTGCGCAAGCGCTGAACTACGTGATGTTTGAGCTGGCCGATGACGACGGTAGCGAAGTAGCTGCGTTCACCGCGGACGAGGTTGCCGGAGTCGCTGAGCAGTGGGGGGCAGCAGGCCCTGACAAGGCGGCCAAGGTCCGTCAGCAGCTCGTTGAGAAACACGCTGATGCCTGGCCCAAGTAA